In Escherichia ruysiae, a genomic segment contains:
- the miaA gene encoding tRNA (adenosine(37)-N6)-dimethylallyltransferase MiaA, whose protein sequence is MSDISKASLPKAIFLMGPTASGKTALAIELRKILPVELISVDSALIYKGMDIGTAKPNAEELLAAPHRLLDIRDPSQAYSAADFRRDALAEMADITAAGRIPLLVGGTMLYFKALLEGLSPLPSANPEVRARIEQQAAEQGWESLHRQLQEIDPVAAARIHPNDPQRLSRALEVFFISGKTLTELTQTSGDALPYQVHQFAIAPASRELLHQRIEQRFHQMLASGFEAEVRALFARGDLHTDLPSIRCVGYRQMWFYLEGEISYDEMVYRGVCATRQLAKRQITWLRGWEGVHWLDSEKPEQARDEVLQVVGAIAG, encoded by the coding sequence ATGAGTGATATCAGTAAGGCGAGCCTGCCTAAGGCAATTTTTTTGATGGGGCCGACGGCCTCCGGTAAAACGGCGTTAGCCATTGAGCTGCGTAAAATTTTACCAGTAGAGTTGATAAGCGTTGATTCTGCCCTTATTTACAAAGGGATGGATATCGGGACGGCGAAGCCGAACGCTGAAGAGTTACTCGCCGCGCCGCACCGATTGCTGGATATTCGCGATCCGTCGCAGGCTTATTCGGCTGCTGATTTTCGTCGCGATGCGCTGGCGGAAATGGCCGATATCACGGCGGCGGGGCGAATCCCGCTGTTAGTGGGCGGTACGATGTTGTATTTCAAGGCGTTACTGGAGGGATTGTCGCCGCTACCGTCGGCGAACCCCGAAGTACGAGCCAGAATTGAGCAACAAGCGGCAGAGCAAGGTTGGGAGTCATTGCATCGTCAACTTCAGGAGATAGATCCTGTTGCGGCAGCAAGGATTCATCCAAATGATCCACAAAGGCTTTCCCGGGCACTGGAAGTTTTTTTCATTTCGGGTAAAACTTTAACGGAACTGACGCAAACGTCAGGAGACGCTCTACCGTATCAGGTGCATCAGTTCGCCATCGCCCCGGCGAGCCGTGAACTGCTCCATCAACGAATTGAGCAGCGTTTTCATCAGATGTTGGCTTCAGGTTTTGAAGCAGAAGTCCGGGCGCTTTTTGCCCGAGGAGATTTGCATACGGATTTGCCTTCCATTCGTTGCGTGGGTTATCGCCAGATGTGGTTTTACCTTGAAGGCGAAATCTCATACGATGAAATGGTTTATCGAGGTGTTTGCGCCACGAGACAGTTGGCGAAGCGGCAGATAACCTGGCTGCGTGGTTGGGAAGGGGTTCACTGGCTTGACAGTGAAAAACCAGAACAGGCGCGTGACGAAGTATTACAGGTTGTTGGTGCTATCGCAGGCTGA
- the hfq gene encoding RNA chaperone Hfq encodes MAKGQSLQDPFLNALRRERVPVSIYLVNGIKLQGQIESFDQFVILLKNTVSQMVYKHAISTVVPSRPVSHHSNNAGGGTSSNYHHGSSAQNTSAQQDSEETE; translated from the coding sequence ATGGCTAAGGGGCAATCTTTACAAGATCCGTTCCTGAACGCACTGCGTCGGGAACGTGTTCCAGTTTCTATTTATTTGGTGAATGGTATTAAGCTGCAAGGACAAATCGAGTCTTTTGATCAGTTCGTGATCCTGTTGAAAAACACGGTCAGCCAGATGGTTTATAAGCACGCGATTTCTACTGTTGTCCCGTCTCGCCCGGTTTCTCATCACAGTAACAACGCCGGTGGCGGTACTAGCAGTAACTACCATCATGGTAGCAGCGCGCAGAATACTTCCGCGCAACAGGACAGCGAAGAAACCGAATAA